The Pelotomaculum isophthalicicum JI genome segment AAATATTGTTGTTGCAACCACATAAGGTATTAATATTTTAAGTAAGCGAGCACTTAAAAAACTCCAAGTTAATCTCTCCTGACGATTATATGAAATATAAATATTTACTCCACCCATCAAAACAAACAATGGTACATTAAATAAGGTTTGTACTGAAATAATAATATCAGTAAAGACAAATTTCCATAAATGGCATACGACTACAGCAATTATGGCCAACCCTTTCGCAAAATCAATCCAATATAGTCTTTTTTCAAAGTCCATCTATTTATCCCCCAAACATTATTAAATTTAAGAATGCTATAGTAAGTTTA includes the following:
- a CDS encoding acyltransferase family protein — encoded protein: MDFEKRLYWIDFAKGLAIIAVVVCHLWKFVFTDIIISVQTLFNVPLFVLMGGVNIYISYNRQERLTWSFLSARLLKILIPYVVATTIF